In Amycolatopsis sp. FBCC-B4732, the genomic stretch GGTCACCGACCGTTCACCTGATCCGATCGACCATTCGGCGCGCCGACACGAAACGGGCGTGTCAGGCGGTGCGCAAAGCCGCTCCCTCCACCAAGCGCAGCCGCGGCACCATCCCCGCTTCGGCGAGTGCGTCGACGGCGCGGCGCTCGTCGGCGTCCCACACGACGGCGGGCGGCGCGCCGAGCAGCACGCTGATCACGCAGTCGTGGCAGGAGATGCCGCGCACGACGCAGCGATCGCAGTCCACCACGAGGTTCTCGATGTCCTCGACGGATATGTGCGAGACGTCCACTTCGGACAGGTCAGGGGTGTCGTTCACGTGGTCCTCCTCACGTCGGTTCCGACTTGGGGAGGACGGTACGGGGCACCCCCGACAGTTTCGGGCGAGCGAGCCCACGCCCCCGGGCCGGCCGCGGCGCGCGAGACGTCATGAACGACCCTTTCACCGCGTCCGACGCGGTGAACGACCCGTCCATGACATGCCGGACCGCGCGATCGGGTGAAGAGGTGGTGGCGGGCAGGTTCGGCGGCCGGCATGCGGGTACGCCCGGGCTCGCACCACCAGGCGCAGGTCGTCACACCGGTCACGCCCTCCGGCTGGACCTGAGCCGAACGGGCCGACCGGCCCGTTCGCCCTGACCCCGGTCCGGGACGTCGTGAACGACCCTTTCACCGCGTCCGACGCGGTGAACGACCCGTTCATGACATCGGGGCTGGCGGCAATGTCGCGGTGGCGGGCGGGTTCGGCGGCCGGCATGCAGATACGCCATGGCTCGCACCACCAGACCCAGCACATCGCACCGGTCACGCCCTCCGGCTGGACCTGAGCCGAAGGACTGACCGGCCCGTTCGCCCTGACCCCGTTCCGAGATCGGGTGGCGGGTCGGGCGGTCAGACCCGGGACAGGCGGCTGACCAGCACCGACGAGGGTGTCGGGTGGGCGCCGCCGCCGCGGACCGAGTCGGCCACCGCGCGGTCGGACGTCGCGACCACCATCGGCCGGCCCGCGGGCTCGGTCGCGACGATGTTGCGGATCACGTCGTCGGCCAGCACGCCGCGGTCGGAGAACAGCACCCGCACCCCGCGCGGCACCGACGCGGGGACCGACAGCACGCCGGCGCCGTCGAACACCACGGTGACCTCGGCGGACGTGCGGGCGGCCAGCGCCTGGAGCTGGTGGATCAGCCGGTCGCGCTGGTCGGCGAGGGCCAGTTCCGGGTAGCCGGTCTTCGTGACGTTGTAGCCGTCGACGATCAGGTGGACGTTGGGCAGCGCGAGGTAGCGGTCCAACGTGGACACGTCGGCGATCTTGCCGCCCTGCCCGGTGCCGGACCGGGTGCCGCGCACCATGTCCGCGGGGCGGGCGCCACGGGCGCCGATGGCGAGTTCGCGCCGCAGGCCGTTGACGGCGCCGTCGATCGTGTCGATGAGCAGCCCCAGCCGCACCTCGTCGGCCTGCCGGGCCTCGCGGGCGGACTGGCGGGCGATCTCGGCGTCGGCGGCCGCGCGTTCGGCGCGGGCGCGTTCCCCGGCGACGCGCTGGCGTTCGCGGTCGAGCTGCGCGGTCAGCGCGGCGATTTCGTCGGCGCGGGCGGCGGAACCGCGGTCGGCCTCGGCGGCCGCCGCTTCGGCCGCGTCACGGGCCTGGCGCAGCTGGACGCCTTGCTCGCGGAGGCGCTTCAGGAGCTTCTCGACTTCGCCTTCGCGCTCGCCCCTCGCGCTTTCGGCGGTCTGCCGAGCCTCGGCAAGCTCCGCGCGGACCTGGACGAGTTCGGCTTCGAGCCGCTGGTTGCGGGCCAGCGCGGCGTCGCGTTCGGCGCGCAGGGCGTTCTCTTCGGCGTTCTTGGCGACCAGCCGCACGCGCCCGGCGGCGCCGGACTCCCCGAGCAGGACGGCGGCGGCCGCCGCGGCGACCGAGTCGGTGGCGTTGGGGTCGAGCGCGTCGGTGCGGTGTTCGCGCAACCACTCGATGACGGCGGTGCGGAACTGCGAGGACTCGCCCAGTGAGGCCAGCAGGGCGGCCCCGCCGAGCTTGGCGCGCTTGGCGGGGGCGAACTTGGCGACCGGCCGCAGCTGGCGCGGCACGTCGGTGCCGGGGAGCTTGGCGACGGCGGCCGCAGCGAGCTCGGCGATGCGGTCCCGGACGGGCTCGGGCAGCGCCGGCCAGGTGGCGGGTTCCGGCCGGTCAGCGGCCTCTTCAGCCGGTTCCGGGCGCGAGGCGACACCCGAGGGACCGGCGGGGTCCCCTGGCGGCTCCGGCACGAGCGGCTGCGGGTGCATTGGTCCAGGGTAGGCCCCGCCCCCGCATCCCGCGCCGCGCGGCACACGGACCGGCCGCGCGCGGAAACTGTCGGTGGTCGGCCCTACAGTCCGACCATGCGTTCGATCCAGGCACAACTCGCGTTCGACGAGCTCGGAACCCCGTTGCGGGAAACGACTTTCGTGGTTTTCGACCTGGAAACCACGGGAGCCGGGCCGGGCGCGTCCGAAATCACCGAAATCGGCGCGGTGAAGGTGCGCGCGGGTGAGGTGCTCGGCGAGTTCGCGACCCTGGTCAACCCGGGCAAGACCATCCCGCCCCAGATCGTCTCGCTGACGGGCATCACCCAGCTGATGGTGTACGACGCCCCGCCGATCGAGGAGGTGCTGCCGGCGTTCCTGGAGTTCATCGGCGGCTCGGTGCTGGTGGCGCACAACTCGGGCTTCGACACCTCGCACATGCGGGCCGCCTGCGAGGCGCACGGGTACGTGTGGCCGAAGCTGACGGTGGTGTGCACCGCGCGGCTGGCCCGCCGGGTCGTGCCGCGCGACGAGGTGGGGCGCTACAACCTGACGGCGCTGGCGTTGCTGTTCGGCGCCCGGACCCGCCCGACGCACCGCGCGCTGGACGACGCCAGGGCCACGGTCGACGTCCTGCACGGCCTGCTGGAGCGCGTCGGCAACCTGGGCGTCCACTCGCTCGAGGAGCTGATGGGCTACCTCCCGGAGGTGACGGTCGCCCAGCGCGCGAAACGGCACCTGGCGGCGGACCTGCCGGCCGCGCCGGGGGTCTACCTGTTCAAGGGCCCGAAGGAGGAGGTCCTGTACGTCGGCACGGCGAAGGACCTGCGGCGGCGGGTGCGGACGTACTTCACGGGTTCGGAGAACCGCAGCCGGATCCGGGAGATGGTCGCGCTGGCCGAGCGCGTCGACCACGTCGTGTGCGCGCACGCGCTGGAGGCGGAGGTGCGCGAGCTGCGGCTGATCGCGGCGCACCGGCCCGCGTACAACCGCCGGTCGAAGAACCGCCACCAGGGCTGGTGGATCGGGCTGACGGACGAGGCCTTCCCCCGCCTGTCGGTGGTCCGCCTGCCGCGCCCGGGCGTGCTGGGCCCGTTCCGCAACCAGGCGGACGCCCGCGCGACGGCGGACACCCTGGCCGGCGCGTCCGGCCTGCGCACGTGCACGCAGCGGATCTCACCCCGCTCCCCGAACGGCACCCCGTGCGTCCTGGCCGAGCTGGGCCGCTGCGGCGCCCCCTGCGCGGGACGGCAGAGCGTCGAGGCGTACGAGCCGTTGGTGGCGTCGGCGTCCGGCCTGATCGCGGGCCTGGACGGCCGCCCCCTGCACACCGCGGCGGAGCACGTGGAGCGGCTGGCGGCCGGTGAGCACTACGAACAGGCGGCCCGCCATCGCGACGAGCTGGCGGCGTTGATCAGGGCGCTGGGGAGGGCGCACCGGCAGGGATCGCTGGCCTCGATCGGCGAGCTGATCGCGGCGGGCCCGGACGGCGCGGGCGGCTGGGAACTGGCGGTGATCCGCTACGGACGCCTGGCGTCGGCGGGAGTCGCCCCGCGAGGGGTGCCGCCGATGCCGGTCGTCGAGGTTCTGGTGGCTTCGGCGGAGACGGTGCTGCCGGAACCGGGCCCCTTGCACGGCGCGCCGCCGGAGGAGGTCGGGGTGTTGCTGCGGTGGCTGGCTCGCCCGGGCGTCCGGTTGGTCCGGACGACGAGGCCGTGGGCGGAGCCGGCGGCGGTCGCGGGGTGGCGGGGGTGGCTCGACCTGGTGACGGAGGCGCATTCACTGGAGCACGTGGGCTGACGGGGCGGTCGCGGGGCAGGCCGCAGCGGCGGGTGCCACTGCTCCCGGGCGCAAGCAGTCGAACGTGCCGTCGCCCCGAGCGGGCACCTCGCCATCGGGCGTCGCTGAAGCCGCAGGGCGGGCGCGCGGTCCGTCTCGGCCCCCCGCACCCTCACCCCACCGATCGGTCCAGCGCATCGAGCAGCCAGGTGTGCGCAACCCCCATCGGCGCGGCCTCCCCCGTGACCTCCCCCGCCAGCTGCCAGTACCGCCGCAGCCGGGGCGACCGGTCCACCGCCGTCCGCCGGTTCAGCGCGCGGCGGAACTCCAGGCTGTCCGCCCTCCGGTGCGCCGTCGCGTGAGCCGCCACGAACCGGTCCAGCGCCGCCCCGGGCGCGGGTGGCCGCCCGGCCACCACCGCACCGGCAGCCAGTCCGCACGCCTCCCCCACCTCGGCGTGCAGCACCCCCAGATCCGCGATCCGCTCGTGCGCCACCAGCGTGCTCGCCCGCAGCCCCACGGCCAGCTCCCGGTCGGCCGCCAGCACGACCAGCTCCGCATACGCGACCACCTGCGCGGTCGTCGGGGAATCCGGCGGCAGCGGCGCACTGATGTCCAGGAACATCCGCGCCGTGTCCGGCGGGATCGGGCCCGCGGTCATCGGCTCCCACAACCGCACCAGCGCGGCCCGCGCCCCCTCGCCGTCCTGGACCGCCGAGAGCAGGTCCAGCCGGGACGGGGCCTCCTCCACAGCTCGCAGCACCGAATGCCGCCAGGACAGGGTCGCCAGCTCGCGGTCCAGCGCCGTCCGCTCGGCCGCCACCGCGTCGTCCAGGGAGCGGTCGCCCGCGAGGACGCCGGTGATCGACCGCAGGCCCAGCCCGAGGCCGCGCAGCCGGCGCACCAGGTTCAGCCGGTCGACGGAACCCGCCTCGAACCGGCGGTGACCGCCCACGCTGCGGGCCGGCTCCAGCAGGCCCTCGTCGCAGTAGAACCGGATCGTGCGGACCGGGACCCCCGTCCGGCGGGCCAGGTCGCCGATGCCCAGTGTGTCCTCGGTCACCTTCGGTCGAACCTCCAGCCGGGTGGAATTCCTACGGTACGGCCATGGACACCACCAGACTCGCCGAAGGCCTCCACGACCACACCGCCGGGTTCGCCGGTGCGGTGACCGGCGCCGACCCCGAAGCCCGGGTCCCCACCTGCCCCGAATGGCCGCTGCGGGTGCTCGTCGGGCACATCGGCCAGGCCCACCGCTGGGCCGCGGGCATCGTCCGCTCCGGGCCCTCCCCCGTTCCCGACCCGTTCGACGCCGACCCCGGCTCGCCCGAAAAGTGGTCCGACTGGCTGCTCCAGGGCGCCGCCGACCTCGAAGACGCCGTCCTGGCCGCCGGCGAGACGCCGGTGTGGACGTTCTTCGGCCCCGGACCCGCCCGGTTCTGGCTGCGGCGGATGGCGCACGACACCACCGTCCACCACGCCGACGCCGCGTTCGCCACCGGCGCCGCCTTCGAGGTCGACCCCGACCTCGCCGCCGACGCCATCAGCGAGTGGCTGGACGTCCTGTCCGACCCCGTGACGCCGACCCTCAACCCCGCCTTCGCCGAGCTCCGCGGCACCGGCCAGACCCTGCGGGTCGCCCCGGACGACGGCCCCGGCTGGCTCGTCACCCGCACTCCGGACGGCGTCCGCTGGGCCCCCGGCGGCGACGTGGCGGACGCGACCCTCGCCGGGCCCGTCCAGGACCTCCTGCTCGTCCTCACCCGCCGGCTCCCCGCGGACCGCGTGCGCCGCACCGGCGACCGCGCACTGGCCGAGCACTGGCTGGCGCACACGGCGGCGTAGCGAGGCGGCTCACTAGGATCACCGGCGACACCCGCAGCCGAGTCTTGGAGGACCCCAGGTGATCACCGCGATCGTGTTGATCCAGGTTGAGGCGGACGCGATCCCGGACGCGGCCCAGGCGATCGCCGACATCGACGGTGTCGGCGAGGTCTACTCGTGCGCCGGGGACGTCGACCTCATCGCCACCGTCCAGGTGTCCGCGCACGAGGAGCTGGCCGACCTCATCCCCGGCCGGATCGGGAAGGTGCCGGGCGTGCTGGACACCGTCACGCACATCGCGTTCCGGTCGTACTCCCGCACCGACACCGAGTCGGCCTTCTCGATCGGCGTCGAAGACTGACCGGCGGGGTCAGGCCGGCTGCCAGAGCTCGACGCGGTTCCCGGCGGGGTCGGTGACCCAGCCGAAGCGGCCGATGCCGTCCATGTCCTGGACCTCTTCGGCGACGTCGGCGCCCTTGGCGCGCAGCTGCGCGAGCATCGCGTCGAGGTCGCGGACCCGGAAGTTGAGCATGACCTGCTGCGACGGCGACCCGAAGTAGTCCGTCCCGGCCTCGAACGGCGCGAAGACCGTCGGCCCCGGCTGCTGCTGCCACGAGCCGTGCTCGTCGGCGTCGAGGCCCAGGAAGTCCCGGTACCAGGCTCCCAGGGCCGCCGGGTCCGCCGCGCGGAAGAAATAACCACCGATGCCGAGCACACGTTCCATGCCGCGCATCGTGCCAGCCCGGAAACACCGATGGCCACCGCCGGCGAACCGGCGGTGGCCATCGGGCTGACTTGCGGTGCTAGTGGTCCGACCGCTTGGCGGCCGAGGCCGCTTCGGCGGAGTCGAACTCACCGTGCTGGCCGTTCTCGTCCGCGGAGTGGCCGTTGCCGTGCCCGTTGCCGTGGGCCCGCTCCAGCGCGGCGGTCTCCTCGGCGGGGTCCGGCGACCAGAGCGTGCCCGGGACGGCGTGCCCGGCCGAGCCCAGCTTGTTCATCTTCTTCGGCACGGACGCGCCCTGGTACTCGAGCGGGATCGCGTGGCCGTGGCTGTCCACGCCGGCGAGCGGCTGGTGGATCTCGATGAACTCACCGTGCGGCAGCCGCTTGATGATGCCCGTCTCGACGCCGTGCTCCAGCACCTCGCGGTCGGCCCGCTGCAGGCCCAGGCAGAGCCGGTAGGTGAGGTAGTAGGCGACAGGCGGCACGAGCAGGACGCCGATGCGGCCCGCCCACGTCGTCGCGTTCAGGGAGATGTCGAACTGGTCGGCGATGATGTCGTTGAAGCCCGACAGCTCGATCACCATGAAGAAGCCCAGCGCCATCGCGCCCAGCGCCGTGCGGACCGGGACGTCCCGGGGCCGCTGGAGCAGGTTGTGGTGCGCGGTGTCCTTGGACAGCCTCCGCTCGATGAACGGGTAGCCCAGGAACAGGCCGAACAGGATCGGCATGCCGATCGCGCCGGGGAAGAACACCGCCGGGATCGTGTAGTTCCCGAGGTAGACCTCCCACGCGGGCCAGATCCGGAGCATGCCGTCCGCCCAGGCCATGTACCAGTCGGGCTGCGAGCCCGCCGACACCTGCGCCGGGTTGTACGGGCCGAAGTTCCACACCGGGTTGATCTGGAACAGCCCCGACATCAGCGCCAGCACCCCGATGACCAAGGTGAAGAAGGCCCCGCCCTTGAGCGCGAAGTACGGCATGATCCGCACCCCGACCACGTTGGTCTCCTTGCGGCGCACCCCCGGGAACTGGGTGTGCTTCTGGTACCAGACCAGCGCCAGGTGCGCCCCGACCAGCGCCAGCATGATCCCCGGCAGCAGCAGGATGTGCAGCGTGTACAACCGCGGGATGATCTGATCGCCCGGGAACTCCCCACCGAAGAGCGCCCAGTGGATCCAGGTCCCCATCACCGGCACCGACAGCACGATCCCCGACAGCGTCGCCCGGATACCGGTACCCGAAAGCAGGTCATCAGGCAGCGAGTAGCCGAAGAAACCCTCGAAGCACCCCAGGATCAGCAGCAGCCCGCCGATCACCCAGTTCGCCTCACGCGGGCGCCGGAACGCACCGGTGAAGAAGATCCGCAGCATGTGCACGGCCATCGACGCCACGAAGATCAGCGCCGCCCAGTGGTGCAGCTGCCGCATGAACAGCCCACCGCGGACGTCGAAGGAGATGTCCAGCGTCGTGCGGAACGCCTGCGACATCTCCAGGCCCTGCATGTTCGTGAAGCTGCCGTGGTAGACGACCTCCTGCATGGAGGGGTCGAAGAACAGCGTCAGGTACACACCGGTGAGCAGCAGGATGATGAAGCTGTAGAGCGCGATCTCGCCGAGCAGGAACGACCAGTGCGTCGGGAACACCTTGTTCAGCTGGTGCCGCAGGCCCTTGGCCGCGTGGTACCGCTGGTCGGCGTTGTTCGCGGCGTCGCCCAGCGCCTTCTCGACCGGGCTCGACCCCTTGGTCGGCGTGGTGAGTGAACTCATGACTTACGCTCCCAAAAGGCCGGACCGATGGCCTCGATGAAGTCGCCTCGCGCGATCAAGTATCCCTCTTCGTCCACCGTGATCGGTAGCTGGGCCAGCGGACGCGTCGCCGGGCCGAAAATCGGCTTGGCGTAGTGCAGCGCGTCGAACTGCGACTGGTGGCAGGGGCACAGGATGCGGTTGGTGCGCTGCTCGTACAGGGAGGTCGGGCAGCCGACGTGGCTGCAGA encodes the following:
- a CDS encoding NYN domain-containing protein, with amino-acid sequence MHPQPLVPEPPGDPAGPSGVASRPEPAEEAADRPEPATWPALPEPVRDRIAELAAAAVAKLPGTDVPRQLRPVAKFAPAKRAKLGGAALLASLGESSQFRTAVIEWLREHRTDALDPNATDSVAAAAAAVLLGESGAAGRVRLVAKNAEENALRAERDAALARNQRLEAELVQVRAELAEARQTAESARGEREGEVEKLLKRLREQGVQLRQARDAAEAAAAEADRGSAARADEIAALTAQLDRERQRVAGERARAERAAADAEIARQSAREARQADEVRLGLLIDTIDGAVNGLRRELAIGARGARPADMVRGTRSGTGQGGKIADVSTLDRYLALPNVHLIVDGYNVTKTGYPELALADQRDRLIHQLQALAARTSAEVTVVFDGAGVLSVPASVPRGVRVLFSDRGVLADDVIRNIVATEPAGRPMVVATSDRAVADSVRGGGAHPTPSSVLVSRLSRV
- a CDS encoding DEDD exonuclease domain-containing protein — translated: MRSIQAQLAFDELGTPLRETTFVVFDLETTGAGPGASEITEIGAVKVRAGEVLGEFATLVNPGKTIPPQIVSLTGITQLMVYDAPPIEEVLPAFLEFIGGSVLVAHNSGFDTSHMRAACEAHGYVWPKLTVVCTARLARRVVPRDEVGRYNLTALALLFGARTRPTHRALDDARATVDVLHGLLERVGNLGVHSLEELMGYLPEVTVAQRAKRHLAADLPAAPGVYLFKGPKEEVLYVGTAKDLRRRVRTYFTGSENRSRIREMVALAERVDHVVCAHALEAEVRELRLIAAHRPAYNRRSKNRHQGWWIGLTDEAFPRLSVVRLPRPGVLGPFRNQADARATADTLAGASGLRTCTQRISPRSPNGTPCVLAELGRCGAPCAGRQSVEAYEPLVASASGLIAGLDGRPLHTAAEHVERLAAGEHYEQAARHRDELAALIRALGRAHRQGSLASIGELIAAGPDGAGGWELAVIRYGRLASAGVAPRGVPPMPVVEVLVASAETVLPEPGPLHGAPPEEVGVLLRWLARPGVRLVRTTRPWAEPAAVAGWRGWLDLVTEAHSLEHVG
- a CDS encoding MerR family transcriptional regulator, which translates into the protein MTEDTLGIGDLARRTGVPVRTIRFYCDEGLLEPARSVGGHRRFEAGSVDRLNLVRRLRGLGLGLRSITGVLAGDRSLDDAVAAERTALDRELATLSWRHSVLRAVEEAPSRLDLLSAVQDGEGARAALVRLWEPMTAGPIPPDTARMFLDISAPLPPDSPTTAQVVAYAELVVLAADRELAVGLRASTLVAHERIADLGVLHAEVGEACGLAAGAVVAGRPPAPGAALDRFVAAHATAHRRADSLEFRRALNRRTAVDRSPRLRRYWQLAGEVTGEAAPMGVAHTWLLDALDRSVG
- a CDS encoding maleylpyruvate isomerase family mycothiol-dependent enzyme: MDTTRLAEGLHDHTAGFAGAVTGADPEARVPTCPEWPLRVLVGHIGQAHRWAAGIVRSGPSPVPDPFDADPGSPEKWSDWLLQGAADLEDAVLAAGETPVWTFFGPGPARFWLRRMAHDTTVHHADAAFATGAAFEVDPDLAADAISEWLDVLSDPVTPTLNPAFAELRGTGQTLRVAPDDGPGWLVTRTPDGVRWAPGGDVADATLAGPVQDLLLVLTRRLPADRVRRTGDRALAEHWLAHTAA
- a CDS encoding Lrp/AsnC family transcriptional regulator translates to MITAIVLIQVEADAIPDAAQAIADIDGVGEVYSCAGDVDLIATVQVSAHEELADLIPGRIGKVPGVLDTVTHIAFRSYSRTDTESAFSIGVED
- a CDS encoding VOC family protein; translation: MERVLGIGGYFFRAADPAALGAWYRDFLGLDADEHGSWQQQPGPTVFAPFEAGTDYFGSPSQQVMLNFRVRDLDAMLAQLRAKGADVAEEVQDMDGIGRFGWVTDPAGNRVELWQPA
- a CDS encoding cytochrome bc complex cytochrome b subunit, with amino-acid sequence MSSLTTPTKGSSPVEKALGDAANNADQRYHAAKGLRHQLNKVFPTHWSFLLGEIALYSFIILLLTGVYLTLFFDPSMQEVVYHGSFTNMQGLEMSQAFRTTLDISFDVRGGLFMRQLHHWAALIFVASMAVHMLRIFFTGAFRRPREANWVIGGLLLILGCFEGFFGYSLPDDLLSGTGIRATLSGIVLSVPVMGTWIHWALFGGEFPGDQIIPRLYTLHILLLPGIMLALVGAHLALVWYQKHTQFPGVRRKETNVVGVRIMPYFALKGGAFFTLVIGVLALMSGLFQINPVWNFGPYNPAQVSAGSQPDWYMAWADGMLRIWPAWEVYLGNYTIPAVFFPGAIGMPILFGLFLGYPFIERRLSKDTAHHNLLQRPRDVPVRTALGAMALGFFMVIELSGFNDIIADQFDISLNATTWAGRIGVLLVPPVAYYLTYRLCLGLQRADREVLEHGVETGIIKRLPHGEFIEIHQPLAGVDSHGHAIPLEYQGASVPKKMNKLGSAGHAVPGTLWSPDPAEETAALERAHGNGHGNGHSADENGQHGEFDSAEAASAAKRSDH